In Deinobacterium chartae, the genomic stretch TTATCGAATCCACGATCGTCTTTCACCGCTCGTTTGTCGAAGCCAGCCAGAACACGGTCATGCTCGAACTGAATGACCGCCTCGCCGACCGACAGCGTTTTTTGCTGTTCAGTTCTGGTGACCGGCTGCTGGCCCGCTGCGAGGCCATCATCCACGAGCACGAAGAACTCGTGCGGGCCCTGCGCGATGGCGACGCCACCCGGTTCTCCGAAACGCTGCGCAGGCATCTGGGAAACACCTTCGGCACGACGCTGCGTGAGCTGTGCCCGGTCCCGGGCTTCGCCGTATAACCCGAGCGCAACGCAGCGGCGGCCGGGCAGGGCACTGTCCCTCGAGGCAGGACACGCAGATGCCAGGCGCCCAGAGCAAGCGTGGTGCCCGGTTCAGCGAAGGCCACAGACCGTCATCTCAATCAGCGTCGCTCATCTGCCGTCCTTGAGACGCGCGTTCGTCTGCATCGCGCCCGGACGCCCCCGGTCCATGGCTGCGTTGACGTCTGCGCGTGAACCAGACGGCCGTCAGGACCGCTGCCGCCACCAGGACGACCACACCGTCGGGGATCCCGGCTGTGGCACGCAGCGCCCAGGATTCCAGGCGGAACTGGTTCGACGCGCCAAGAACGCCACCGAGCGCGGCCGTCCCGTCGGTGATGAGCAGCAAGGCCCCCACCGCGCTGGTCAGTGCGCCACCCACGATGGCGGTCCAGGTGTTGCGCCAGCGCCCGAGGATGACCTCACGGGGCCGCACCCAACGCCGGATAAACGGTAACCGGCCCCAGGCCAGCGCAAGCATCAGCAGCGGCAGCGCCATGCCCGCAGCGAAGACGAACAGGATGATCCCACCGAGGACGGCGCTGCCGCCGAGTGCTGCATACGTCAGCACGGCGCCAAGCAGCGGTCCGGCGCAGACTCCAGCCAGTCCGTACACGGTACCGAGCGCGTAAACAGCCGCACTCGAGGTACCTGATGCACCTCGGCTCCGGGACAGCGCCGGAATCGGAATGCCCAGA encodes the following:
- a CDS encoding cytochrome c biogenesis CcdA family protein translates to MEIGLLGAFLGGVLTLLSPCSVMLLPAFFSYAFAGPAALIARTGVFYLGLVTTLVPLGMLAGSLGVFVNQHRTAFVTVSAVVVIVLGLIMLLGIPIPALSRSRGASGTSSAAVYALGTVYGLAGVCAGPLLGAVLTYAALGGSAVLGGIILFVFAAGMALPLLMLALAWGRLPFIRRWVRPREVILGRWRNTWTAIVGGALTSAVGALLLITDGTAALGGVLGASNQFRLESWALRATAGIPDGVVVLVAAAVLTAVWFTRRRQRSHGPGASGRDADERASQGRQMSDAD